From a region of the Patescibacteria group bacterium genome:
- a CDS encoding FeoA family protein: protein MLVDLTQMQPGETGTVKEIQGGQGFVRKLQSMGMRPEKRITKVSSHFWRGPQTVEVDNTRIAVGFGMARRILVEVKR from the coding sequence ATGCTTGTAGATTTAACCCAAATGCAGCCAGGAGAAACTGGCACAGTGAAAGAGATTCAGGGCGGCCAAGGCTTCGTAAGAAAATTACAAAGTATGGGAATGAGGCCGGAAAAGAGGATAACTAAGGTAAGTTCTCATTTTTGGCGTGGTCCCCAGACGGTAGAGGTAGATAATACGCGGATTGCCGTTGGTTTTGGTATGGCCAGAAGAATTTTAGTGGAAGTCAAAAGATGA